One Watersipora subatra chromosome 4, tzWatSuba1.1, whole genome shotgun sequence genomic window carries:
- the LOC137394255 gene encoding uncharacterized protein, translating to MHAVLKHEITSDIITSDSITSEGIISASATSESATSDSPTSDSATSDSITSASVTSDSATSDSTTSDSATFDSATSDSNTSDSATSDSITSASAISDSTTSAGQR from the exons ATGCACGCTGTACTGAAGCACGA AATTACCTCTGACATCATTACCTCTGACAGCATTACCTCTGAGGGCATTATCTCTGCTAGCGCTACCTCTGAGAGCGCTACTTCTGACAGCCCTACCTCTGACAGCGCTACCTCTGACAGCATTACCTCTGCCAGCGTTACCTCTGACAGTGCTACTTCTGACAGCACTACCTCTGACAGCGCTACCTTTGATAGCGCTACTTCTGACAGCAATACCTCTGACAGTGCTACCTCTGACAGCATTACCTCTGCCAGTGCTATCTCTGACAGCACTACCTCTGCTGGTCAAAGGTAG
- the LOC137394256 gene encoding potassium voltage-gated channel protein Shaw-like, whose amino-acid sequence MFLMILNYYRTGKLHTPSDVCGPAFEEELAFWGIDEKQIEPCCWGGYSQHRDAQHTLEELKIDTNFEDDDEMDVDDRQFGSTAEKFGIMESEEHKRSRWERIKPKLWSLLNDRSTSKAARVSRNESEILGPMQYSEYRAKTKPNPVLYYIEMACMLAITIETIARLIACPVKKRFFKNALNIFDLISLLSFYVTSILFIIDVTYMERELSLFLQLLRLFRILRIFRIATQLPALKILFHTLRASARELMLMLVLIISLVLLFASVIYFAEQIDEVSDNHFTSIPMGFWWAIVTMTTLGYGDKYPQTAAGYLIGTLCALCGVLFIALPIPIIVNNFSTYYTHAKAQEKLPKKKKVALVGAADALKQTVQDLMPSTAGQSPIPVSEPSSNHPSPLPAKRSLNTTDGSKETIKQSQDSGITDSIGSSLRLAGGINVTFTDIDETEEMRAATSRRVVNVATFGNGHGCLRLGANDNYIKEEDEEEINDQLIRAEKKHKKSSQHAATSRRASLLPGAVSSTASPASPKALHNKAAGPRERRRSLMPATYTGG is encoded by the exons ATGTTTCTTATGATACTCAACTACTATCGGACAGGAAAGCTTCACACGCCATCTGACGTTTGCGGCCCTGCATTCGAAGAAGAGCTTGCTTTTTGGGGAATAGATGAGAAGCAAATCGAACCATGTTGTTGGGGTGGTTATTCGCAGCACAGAGATGCTCAGCACACGCTTGAAGAGCTAAAAATAGATACAAACTTTGAGGATGACGATGAAATGGATGTAGATGATAGACAGTTTGGCAGCACAGCGGAGAAGTTTGGTATAATGGAGTCCGAGGAACATAAGAGGTCTCGATGGGAAAGAATTAAACCAAAGCTTTGGTCTCTTCTGAATGACAGATCGACGTCAAAAGCTGCCAGGGTAT CTCGCAACGAAAGTGAGATACTCGGACCAATGCAGTACAGTGAATACAGAGCAAAAACGAAACCAAACCctgtgttatattatatagagATGGCTTGTATGCTCGCCATCACAATTGAGACTATAGCACGACTCATCGCTTGTCCGGTAAAGAAACGATTCTTCAAAAATGCACTGAATATCTTCGACCTGATCTCATTGCTCTCTTTTTATGTAACCTCGATCTTGTTCATCATCGACGTCACTTACATGGAGAGGGAACTGTCGTTATTTTTGCAGCTTCTTAGACTATTTAGAATTCTAAGAATATTCCGGATTGCAACACAACTTCCAGCGTTAAAGATATTATTCCACACTCTAAGAGCGAGCGCTCGGGAATTGATGCTCATGCTCGTGCTTATAATCTCTCTCGTTCTTTTATTCGCTTCAGTCATCTATTTTGCCGAACAAATCGATGAGGTTAGTGACAATCACTTCACTTCTATTCCAATGGGATTTTGGTGGGCCATCGTAACCATGACAACACTAGGTTATGGTGACAAATATCCCCAAACGGCAGCAGGCTACCTGATCGGTACTTTATGCGCTCTCTGTGGTGTGTTGTTTATCGCATTACCTATACCAATAATTGTGAACAACTTCTCCACCTACTATACTCACGCCAAAGCGCAAGAAAAGTTGCCTAAAAAGAAGAAAGTAGCGTTAGTCGGAGCGGCAGATGCACTAAAACAGactgttcaagatttgatgccTTCTACCGCTGGCCAGTCTCCGATACCCGTCTCCGAACCGTCCAGCAATCATCCAAGTCCACTTCCTGCTAAGCGCTCTCTCAACACAACTGATGGTAGCAAAGAGACAATAAAACAAAGTCAAGACAGCGGTATAACCGATTCCATAGGCAGTTCACTCAGGTTAGCAGGCGGAATCAATGTGACATTCACTGATATCGATGAGACAGAAGAAATGAGAGCCGCCACATCTAGGCGAGTCGTGAATGTAGCTACATTTGGCAATGGTCATGGGTGTTTGCGACTAGGGGCCAACGACAACTACATAAAGGAAGAAGATGAAGAGGAGATCAATGATCAGCTCATCCGAGCTGAAAAGAAGCACAAAAAGAGCAGTCAGCACGCAGCCACTTCTAGAAGGGCCAGCCTGCTGCCTGGTGCGGTCTCTAGCACGGCATCACCTG CATCCCCAAAGGCACTACATAATAAAGCAGCTGGTCCAAGGGAGCGAAGGAGGTCTTTAATGCCAGCCACATACACAGGAGGTTAA